A genomic region of [Eubacterium] eligens ATCC 27750 contains the following coding sequences:
- the purB gene encoding adenylosuccinate lyase: MNDRYQTPLAERYASKEMQYIFSPDMKFKTWRRLWIALAETEHELGLPITQEQIDELKAHKDDINYEDAKRREKEVRHDVMSHVYAYGLQCPKAKGIIHLGATSCYVGDNTDIIIMTEGLKLVRKKLVNVIDELSKFADKYKAQPTLAFTHFQPAQPTTVGKRATLWLNELVMDLEDLDYVLSTMKLLGCKGTTGTQASFLELFNGDQDKIRQIDGKIAEKMGFDACVPVSGQTYSRKVDTRVLNVLAGIAASAHKFSNDIRLLQHLKEVEEPFEKSQIGSSAMAYKRNPMRSERMASLADFVISDALNPAIVSSTQWFERTLDDSANKRMSVPEGFLAVDGILDLYLNVVDGLVVYDKVIIKHMMAELPFMATENIMMDAVKAGGDRQELHEKIRELSMIAGKRVKQEGLDNNLLELIAAEPMFGVTLEELQSKLDPMKYVGRSKEQVDEYLADVIKPILDANKEELGMKAEINV, encoded by the coding sequence ATGAACGACAGATATCAGACACCACTTGCAGAAAGATACGCAAGCAAGGAAATGCAGTACATTTTCTCTCCTGACATGAAGTTTAAGACATGGAGAAGACTCTGGATTGCATTAGCAGAGACAGAGCATGAACTTGGACTTCCTATTACACAGGAGCAGATTGATGAGTTAAAGGCTCACAAGGATGATATTAACTATGAGGATGCCAAGAGACGAGAGAAGGAAGTAAGACATGATGTTATGTCTCATGTATATGCTTACGGACTTCAGTGCCCTAAGGCTAAAGGTATCATACATCTTGGAGCAACTTCATGCTATGTTGGTGATAATACTGATATCATCATCATGACAGAAGGCTTAAAGCTTGTTCGTAAGAAGCTTGTTAATGTTATTGATGAGCTTTCTAAGTTCGCAGATAAATATAAGGCACAGCCTACACTGGCTTTCACACATTTTCAGCCAGCACAGCCAACTACAGTTGGTAAGAGAGCTACATTATGGCTCAATGAATTAGTTATGGACCTTGAAGACCTTGATTATGTACTCTCTACAATGAAGCTTTTAGGCTGCAAGGGTACAACAGGTACACAGGCTTCTTTCCTTGAACTTTTCAATGGAGATCAGGATAAGATCCGCCAGATTGACGGAAAGATTGCAGAAAAGATGGGATTTGACGCATGTGTTCCAGTTTCAGGACAGACATATTCAAGAAAAGTTGATACAAGAGTGCTTAATGTACTTGCAGGAATTGCTGCGAGCGCACACAAGTTCTCTAATGATATCAGATTATTACAGCATCTCAAGGAAGTTGAAGAGCCATTTGAAAAGTCACAGATTGGTTCATCAGCTATGGCTTACAAGCGTAATCCTATGAGAAGTGAGCGTATGGCTTCACTTGCAGATTTCGTTATCAGTGATGCACTTAACCCTGCTATTGTTTCATCTACACAGTGGTTTGAGAGAACACTTGATGATTCAGCTAACAAGAGAATGTCAGTTCCAGAGGGATTTCTCGCTGTTGACGGAATCCTTGACCTCTACTTGAATGTTGTTGACGGACTTGTTGTATATGACAAGGTTATCATCAAACATATGATGGCAGAGCTTCCATTCATGGCAACTGAGAATATTATGATGGACGCTGTTAAGGCTGGTGGAGACAGACAGGAGCTTCATGAGAAGATCAGAGAGCTTTCTATGATAGCAGGAAAGAGAGTTAAGCAGGAAGGTCTTGATAATAACCTTCTTGAGCTTATTGCAGCAGAGCCAATGTTTGGTGTTACTCTTGAAGAGCTACAGTCAAAGCTTGACCCTATGAAGTATGTTGGCCGTTCTAAAGAACAGGTTGACGAATATCTTGCTGATGTTATCAAGCCTATCCTTGATGCTAACAAGGAAGAACTTGGTATGAAGGCAGAGATTAATGTTTAA
- a CDS encoding flavodoxin family protein translates to MKVVLVNGSRRDAGCTYTALSVVAKELEAQGIDTEIVAVGSRVVKGELDAVVKEVGAKITDADGLIVGSPVYYASPTGEILMFLDRLFGAYGNELRYKCGSSIASARRGGTTSTVDVLNKYFQINQMPVVSSNYWNIVHGNTPDEVVKDEEGMQTMRLLGQNFAWLVKSIDAAKKAGIELPQGENKIKTNYIR, encoded by the coding sequence ATGAAGGTTGTATTAGTTAATGGCAGCAGAAGAGATGCAGGCTGTACATATACAGCACTTTCTGTCGTTGCTAAGGAATTAGAGGCACAGGGAATTGATACTGAGATAGTTGCAGTTGGCAGCAGAGTTGTTAAGGGCGAGCTTGACGCAGTTGTCAAGGAAGTTGGCGCTAAGATAACTGATGCAGACGGACTTATTGTTGGTTCACCTGTTTATTATGCTTCTCCAACAGGAGAGATATTAATGTTTCTCGACAGATTATTTGGTGCATATGGTAACGAGCTTCGTTACAAATGTGGTTCTTCAATTGCATCTGCCCGCCGTGGCGGAACAACATCAACAGTTGACGTGTTGAATAAGTATTTCCAGATTAACCAGATGCCAGTTGTATCATCTAACTACTGGAATATTGTACATGGCAATACACCTGATGAGGTTGTTAAGGACGAAGAAGGCATGCAGACAATGAGACTTTTAGGTCAGAATTTTGCATGGCTTGTTAAGTCAATAGACGCAGCAAAGAAGGCTGGAATTGAGCTTCCACAAGGCGAGAATAAGATTAAGACCAACTATATCAGATAA
- a CDS encoding phospholipase D-like domain-containing protein: MKRIILGAVILLVVLIAAIVACALISYHKQPELTADEINQLDEQGIWKERTSAERARIIEDNDEALKERIRMISNAKSEIILSTFDFRSDDSGKLMLGALIDAADRGVSVNVIVDGVSGFTKMKGNPDFKALASSDNVNVKIYNKVNPFKPWQSMGRLHDKYVIADRTNYILGGRNTFNYFLGAYPGHKNYDRDVLVYCESPDETSSVNDVLAYYESVWNYKESKAFLKNNKCAGNKKVKAARKELLDNYNIYYADNKDYLTDTDYTDETVEVNNIALLSNPIECGAKKPVVWYQLTKLMEQADSQVKIHTPYIICNEYMYDGLKKVCDSVENVSLMTNSVGNNGNPFGSADYYAHKDKVLGTGLEVWEYEGGYSYHGKSVLIDDDISVVGSFNIDMRSVYLDTELMLVIDSKEINEQLGGAMQTYEHSARKANADGTYDNPYNVQPVALTPKRERRMKLIKNFLLWTRYLF; this comes from the coding sequence ATGAAGAGAATAATTCTTGGGGCAGTGATACTGCTTGTGGTGCTTATTGCCGCAATCGTAGCCTGCGCCCTGATAAGTTACCACAAACAGCCAGAGCTTACTGCTGATGAGATTAATCAGCTTGATGAGCAGGGCATATGGAAAGAGAGAACAAGTGCCGAGCGGGCGCGCATTATTGAGGATAATGACGAGGCACTTAAAGAGCGTATAAGAATGATAAGCAATGCAAAGAGTGAGATTATACTCTCAACATTTGACTTCAGGTCAGATGACAGCGGAAAGCTGATGCTTGGAGCACTTATTGATGCTGCAGACAGAGGTGTATCGGTCAATGTTATAGTTGACGGGGTATCCGGTTTTACCAAGATGAAGGGCAATCCTGATTTTAAGGCACTTGCGTCATCAGACAATGTTAATGTCAAGATATACAACAAGGTCAATCCTTTTAAGCCGTGGCAGTCAATGGGAAGGCTTCATGACAAATATGTCATAGCCGACAGGACTAATTATATACTTGGTGGAAGAAATACATTTAACTATTTTCTGGGAGCATATCCGGGACATAAGAATTACGACAGAGATGTGCTTGTGTACTGCGAAAGTCCTGATGAAACCAGCTCTGTGAATGATGTTCTTGCTTATTATGAGAGTGTCTGGAACTATAAGGAGAGCAAGGCATTTTTAAAGAATAACAAATGTGCAGGCAATAAGAAGGTCAAGGCGGCAAGGAAAGAACTGCTTGATAATTACAACATTTATTATGCAGATAACAAAGATTACCTGACCGACACTGATTATACAGACGAAACAGTTGAAGTCAACAATATAGCGCTTCTCAGCAATCCGATAGAATGTGGCGCAAAAAAGCCGGTAGTGTGGTATCAGCTTACTAAGCTCATGGAGCAGGCGGATTCGCAGGTTAAGATACATACGCCTTATATTATCTGCAATGAGTATATGTATGACGGATTAAAGAAGGTATGCGATTCTGTTGAAAATGTGTCATTGATGACTAATTCAGTAGGCAATAATGGCAATCCATTTGGATCAGCAGATTATTATGCGCATAAGGATAAGGTGCTTGGCACAGGGCTTGAAGTGTGGGAATATGAAGGCGGATATTCATACCACGGAAAGTCGGTTCTTATAGATGATGATATATCGGTGGTTGGCTCATTTAATATTGATATGAGAAGCGTGTATCTTGATACAGAGCTTATGCTTGTTATTGACAGCAAGGAGATTAATGAACAGCTTGGCGGTGCCATGCAGACGTATGAGCATAGTGCAAGAAAGGCTAATGCTGATGGCACATACGATAATCCATATAATGTGCAGCCTGTAGCGCTTACGCCTAAGAGAGAACGCAGAATGAAGCTGATTAAGAATTTCCTGTTGTGGACGAGGTATTTGTTCTAA
- a CDS encoding DNA alkylation repair protein, whose amino-acid sequence MTHLQEELFKLQDTAYRDFHSSLMPGVDKEAVIGVRTPVLRAFAKKFSKTEEAEQFMTELPHKYYEENNLHMMLIAQIKDYNMCVSETEKFLPYIDNWATCDSPLPKCFDKNKEDIIVRAKNWIATDDTYVKRYGMGVMMRLFLDEDFKEEYIQLVAGVKSEEYYVNMMIAWYMATALAKQWDAAIPYIQEHRLSEWVHRKSIQKAVESYRITPEQKDYLKGLR is encoded by the coding sequence ATGACACATTTGCAGGAAGAACTGTTTAAGTTACAGGATACGGCGTACAGGGATTTTCACAGCAGCCTTATGCCGGGGGTAGATAAAGAGGCTGTTATAGGAGTAAGAACCCCGGTTTTAAGAGCATTTGCAAAGAAATTCTCTAAGACAGAGGAGGCGGAACAGTTTATGACGGAGCTGCCACATAAGTATTATGAAGAAAATAATCTTCATATGATGCTGATTGCACAGATTAAGGATTATAATATGTGCGTTAGTGAAACAGAGAAGTTTCTGCCATATATTGATAACTGGGCAACCTGTGATTCACCGCTTCCAAAATGTTTTGATAAGAATAAAGAAGATATTATTGTGAGAGCTAAGAATTGGATTGCCACAGATGACACATATGTTAAAAGATACGGAATGGGTGTTATGATGCGTCTGTTTCTTGATGAGGATTTTAAGGAAGAATATATACAGCTTGTTGCAGGTGTTAAGTCAGAGGAGTACTATGTAAATATGATGATTGCATGGTATATGGCTACAGCACTTGCTAAACAGTGGGATGCGGCGATTCCTTATATACAGGAACACAGGCTTTCTGAATGGGTACACAGAAAGTCAATACAGAAGGCTGTAGAGAGTTACCGCATTACACCAGAGCAGAAGGATTATTTAAAGGGTTTAAGATAA
- a CDS encoding MATE family efflux transporter, with protein MKSNEIDMTTGSLPKKILMYSVPLMLSNVLQVMFNLCDVAVVGKFVGPLALGAVGSTSIIITLTTGILLGLAGGVNAVVALFVGAKNSANVKKAVHTSIVICMIAGLLLLLSGLFLSRPVLNLIGTKKELIDGAVIYLTIYLLGSPALAMYNYGNAVLSAVGDTKRPLMYLITAGIINVVLNLFFVIVCRLGVVGVALASIISQYISAFLILKFLFGCGKDYGLYITNIGMDSHIAARVLRIGLPAAVQYSLFAVANLYIQSAVNSFDHVVVEGNSAAANADNIVYDMMAAFYTACTSFIAQNLGARKRDRIKKAYLVTQMYSFIIGAVLGALLVVFRTQFLSIFTSDPDVMHYGSIRLGIMGCSYFISAFMDNAAAGARGLGRSVIPTIIVIMGSVVFRIVWVCTIFASIHTLMSLYLVYASAWAFTSIIGTVYFIIIFRKTLR; from the coding sequence ATGAAATCAAATGAAATAGATATGACGACAGGTTCCCTGCCAAAGAAAATATTAATGTATTCAGTTCCGCTTATGTTGTCAAATGTACTGCAGGTTATGTTCAACCTGTGTGATGTGGCGGTAGTTGGTAAATTTGTAGGACCACTGGCACTTGGTGCGGTAGGTTCAACGAGTATAATTATTACATTGACAACCGGAATCCTGCTAGGACTAGCAGGTGGTGTCAATGCTGTAGTCGCGCTGTTTGTGGGGGCTAAGAATAGTGCAAATGTAAAGAAAGCAGTCCACACTTCAATTGTAATATGTATGATTGCGGGACTGCTGTTGCTTTTGTCTGGGCTGTTCCTTTCAAGACCGGTGCTGAATCTTATAGGAACTAAGAAAGAACTGATAGATGGTGCAGTTATATATCTTACAATATATCTTCTTGGTTCACCGGCACTTGCAATGTATAACTATGGTAACGCCGTGTTAAGTGCAGTTGGAGATACTAAAAGGCCACTTATGTATCTTATTACAGCAGGTATAATTAATGTGGTACTTAATCTGTTCTTTGTAATAGTATGCAGGCTTGGGGTTGTCGGTGTTGCACTGGCAAGTATAATATCACAGTATATATCAGCATTTCTGATACTTAAATTCCTGTTTGGCTGTGGCAAGGATTACGGACTTTATATAACAAATATAGGAATGGACTCGCATATAGCAGCGAGAGTTTTAAGGATTGGCCTGCCGGCAGCAGTACAGTATTCACTTTTTGCAGTTGCCAATCTGTACATACAGTCGGCAGTTAATTCATTTGACCATGTAGTTGTTGAGGGCAATTCGGCTGCGGCTAATGCTGATAACATTGTGTATGATATGATGGCGGCATTCTATACTGCATGTACAAGCTTTATAGCACAGAATCTTGGAGCAAGAAAGCGTGACAGAATTAAGAAAGCATATCTTGTTACACAGATGTATTCATTTATTATAGGAGCAGTGCTTGGTGCATTGCTTGTAGTTTTCAGGACACAGTTTCTTAGCATATTTACAAGTGATCCGGATGTGATGCATTACGGCTCAATAAGACTTGGAATAATGGGATGCTCTTATTTTATATCCGCATTTATGGATAATGCGGCAGCAGGAGCAAGAGGACTTGGCAGAAGCGTTATACCTACAATAATAGTAATAATGGGTTCTGTTGTGTTCAGAATCGTGTGGGTGTGTACAATATTTGCAAGTATACATACGCTGATGTCACTCTATCTTGTGTATGCGAGTGCGTGGGCATTTACATCTATTATAGGAACGGTGTATTTTATAATAATATTCAGAAAGACTTTGAGATAA
- a CDS encoding phosphate ABC transporter substrate-binding protein, translating into MRKGIKKLLTVALTATLGLAALAGCGTGTSSNGDGSANGGTTKELSGKIQLAGSTSMEKMCGALMEAFMEEYPNVTVTTEYTGSGAGIESVTSGAVDIGNASRALSDKEKSAGIEENIVAIDGIAMITDKNNKVTNVTKQQLTDIYTGKITNWKDLGGSDEAIVVIGREAASGTRGAFEELLEVKNKCAYAQELDSTGAVLAKVAATPGAIGYVSLDVVDKTVAALKLDGVDATEDNIKAGKYTLSRPFVMATKGSVSSQSELVQTWFNFVKSEAGKKVIKGVGLILPE; encoded by the coding sequence ATGAGAAAAGGAATTAAAAAGTTACTTACAGTTGCATTAACAGCAACATTAGGACTTGCAGCATTAGCAGGCTGTGGAACAGGTACATCATCAAATGGAGATGGCTCAGCAAACGGAGGTACAACTAAGGAGCTTTCAGGAAAGATTCAGTTAGCAGGAAGTACATCAATGGAAAAGATGTGTGGTGCTCTCATGGAAGCATTCATGGAAGAATATCCTAATGTAACAGTAACAACAGAATATACAGGTTCAGGCGCAGGTATTGAGTCAGTAACATCCGGAGCAGTTGATATTGGTAACGCTTCAAGAGCTTTATCTGATAAAGAAAAGTCAGCAGGTATTGAGGAGAACATCGTAGCAATTGATGGTATCGCAATGATTACTGATAAGAACAACAAAGTTACTAATGTAACAAAGCAGCAGCTCACAGATATCTACACAGGTAAGATTACTAACTGGAAGGATCTCGGCGGTTCAGACGAAGCTATCGTAGTAATCGGCAGAGAGGCAGCTTCTGGTACAAGAGGAGCATTTGAGGAACTTCTTGAAGTTAAGAATAAATGTGCTTATGCACAGGAACTTGACAGTACAGGTGCTGTACTTGCCAAGGTAGCAGCAACTCCAGGTGCAATCGGATATGTTTCATTAGATGTAGTTGATAAGACAGTTGCAGCTTTAAAGCTTGATGGTGTAGATGCAACAGAGGATAACATTAAGGCTGGTAAGTATACGCTTTCAAGACCATTTGTAATGGCTACTAAGGGTTCTGTTTCATCACAGAGTGAGCTTGTTCAGACTTGGTTTAACTTCGTAAAGTCTGAAGCTGGTAAGAAGGTTATCAAGGGAGTTGGCTTAATCCTCCCAGAGTAA
- the pstC gene encoding phosphate ABC transporter permease subunit PstC gives MNRINKTPAAVKVTANGSLKGNKKSKHASESVARFIFLICAVVAILAVCSITIYMFIKGTESLKSVGIADLLFKTVWAPTATPPAYGIVYIILSSIAGTTLAILIGVPIGLLTAVFLTEIAGKKLAAVVQPAVELLAAIPSVIYGLLGLMLLNPLLYKLEKHVFANSTTHQYTGGANLLAAVLVLAIMILPTVINMSASAIRAVPMNLRATSLALGATKIQTIFKVVVPAAKSGIITGIVLGIGRALGEAMAINLVAGGSVNLPLPFNSVRFLTTQIVSEMSYADGVHRQVLFTVGLVLYIFIMIINLIITFMQKKGEKANG, from the coding sequence ATGAATAGAATAAATAAAACACCAGCAGCTGTTAAGGTAACAGCAAATGGTTCTTTAAAAGGTAATAAAAAGTCAAAGCATGCAAGTGAAAGCGTGGCACGGTTTATATTCCTTATATGTGCGGTAGTAGCTATCCTGGCAGTATGCTCCATTACTATCTATATGTTCATAAAAGGAACAGAGAGTCTTAAAAGTGTCGGAATAGCAGATTTGCTCTTTAAAACAGTATGGGCACCAACGGCTACACCACCTGCATATGGAATTGTATACATAATTCTTTCTTCAATTGCAGGAACAACACTTGCGATTCTTATCGGTGTTCCAATTGGATTATTAACAGCAGTTTTTTTGACAGAGATAGCAGGGAAAAAACTTGCAGCAGTAGTTCAGCCGGCGGTTGAATTACTTGCAGCAATTCCTTCTGTTATATACGGACTTCTCGGATTAATGTTATTAAACCCCCTCCTTTATAAATTAGAAAAGCATGTATTCGCGAATTCCACAACACATCAGTACACAGGAGGAGCTAACCTCCTGGCTGCAGTGCTGGTGCTTGCAATTATGATACTTCCAACAGTTATCAATATGAGCGCGTCAGCAATCAGGGCAGTACCAATGAATTTGAGAGCAACATCACTTGCTCTTGGAGCAACTAAGATACAGACAATTTTCAAGGTTGTAGTTCCGGCAGCCAAGTCAGGAATTATAACAGGAATCGTTTTAGGTATAGGAAGAGCCTTAGGTGAGGCAATGGCTATTAATCTGGTAGCCGGTGGTTCAGTAAATCTGCCGCTTCCATTCAACTCAGTCAGATTTCTTACAACACAGATTGTAAGTGAGATGAGTTACGCAGATGGAGTACACAGACAGGTTCTTTTCACAGTAGGACTTGTTCTTTACATTTTCATAATGATTATAAATCTGATAATTACATTTATGCAGAAGAAAGGGGAGAAAGCAAATGGATAA
- the pstA gene encoding phosphate ABC transporter permease PstA, whose amino-acid sequence MDNLKAKKRHPEEIAVYSAIYVCAAFSVLLLLGIIVYVFAKGARRVNWAFLTGVTSILHGTVGIAGNILNTLIIILLTMIITTPIGVGAAIYLNEYAKPGKLVTVIIFATETLAGIPSIIFGLFGMLFFGQLCHMGYSLLTGSLTLTLMVLPLVTRNTQEALKTVPDSFRTGAVGLGAGKWYTIRTILLPSAMPGIVTGVILAIGRIIGESAALLFTAGSAHLLPKTFDAFLEKIFHSGGTLTIQLYLSASKGEFEVAFGIAVVLLVIVLLINFGTKRLAKKLEKH is encoded by the coding sequence ATGGATAATCTTAAAGCTAAGAAAAGGCATCCGGAAGAGATTGCAGTATACTCAGCGATATATGTGTGTGCAGCATTTTCAGTTCTCCTGCTTTTAGGAATTATTGTATATGTGTTTGCTAAGGGCGCAAGACGCGTAAACTGGGCATTTCTTACAGGTGTTACATCAATTCTTCATGGAACTGTGGGAATTGCCGGTAATATTTTGAACACATTGATAATAATATTACTTACTATGATAATTACAACGCCAATCGGTGTAGGTGCTGCGATTTATTTAAATGAGTACGCCAAGCCGGGAAAGCTTGTTACAGTTATAATATTTGCAACAGAGACACTTGCAGGAATTCCATCAATTATATTTGGTCTGTTTGGTATGCTTTTCTTCGGACAGTTATGTCACATGGGATATTCACTTCTGACAGGTTCTCTTACACTTACATTAATGGTGCTTCCGCTTGTTACAAGAAACACACAGGAAGCGTTAAAGACTGTACCTGACAGCTTCAGAACAGGAGCGGTAGGTTTAGGCGCAGGTAAATGGTACACAATCAGAACAATTCTTCTTCCGTCAGCAATGCCTGGAATTGTAACAGGAGTAATCCTTGCAATAGGAAGAATTATTGGTGAATCAGCAGCATTGCTTTTTACAGCAGGAAGTGCACATCTTCTTCCAAAGACTTTTGATGCATTTCTTGAGAAAATATTTCATTCGGGCGGAACACTTACAATCCAGCTTTATTTAAGCGCAAGCAAGGGTGAATTTGAGGTGGCATTCGGCATAGCGGTTGTACTTCTTGTAATTGTACTTCTTATTAATTTTGGTACAAAGAGGCTCGCTAAGAAGCTCGAAAAGCACTAA
- the pstB gene encoding phosphate ABC transporter ATP-binding protein PstB — translation MSNKIKVKVENLNLYYGENHALKDVNMDIQENAVTAFIGPSGCGKSTFLKTLNRMNDLVDGVRIDGKVLLDGEDIYEPGVDTTILRKKVGMVFQQPNPFPMSIYDNIAYGPRVHGIRDKKRLDQIVEESLRGAAIFDEVKDRLKKSAMGLSGGQQQRICIARALAVQPEVLLMDEPTSALDPISTSKIEDLMEDLKKKYTVIVVTHNMQQATRVSDQTAFFLVGEMVEFGDTKQIFSYPQDKRTEDYITGRFG, via the coding sequence ATGAGTAATAAGATTAAAGTTAAAGTTGAAAATCTGAACCTGTATTACGGTGAGAATCACGCCCTTAAGGATGTGAACATGGATATACAGGAAAATGCGGTGACAGCATTTATCGGACCATCTGGCTGTGGTAAATCAACATTTTTAAAGACATTAAACCGTATGAACGACTTGGTTGACGGTGTAAGAATAGATGGCAAGGTGCTTCTTGACGGAGAGGATATATATGAGCCGGGAGTTGATACAACTATTCTCCGTAAAAAGGTAGGCATGGTATTCCAGCAGCCTAATCCTTTCCCGATGAGCATATACGATAACATCGCTTATGGCCCAAGAGTTCATGGAATAAGAGATAAGAAAAGACTTGACCAGATAGTCGAGGAGAGTCTCCGTGGAGCAGCTATATTTGATGAGGTTAAGGACAGATTGAAAAAATCGGCCATGGGTCTTTCAGGTGGACAGCAGCAAAGAATCTGTATAGCAAGAGCTCTTGCAGTACAGCCTGAAGTTCTTCTTATGGATGAGCCGACATCAGCTCTTGACCCTATATCAACATCAAAGATAGAGGACCTTATGGAAGACTTAAAGAAGAAATATACAGTTATTGTGGTAACACATAACATGCAGCAGGCAACAAGAGTTTCGGATCAGACAGCATTTTTCCTTGTAGGAGAAATGGTTGAGTTTGGAGATACTAAGCAGATATTCTCTTACCCTCAGGATAAGAGGACAGAAGATTATATCACAGGAAGGTTTGGATGA
- the phoU gene encoding phosphate signaling complex protein PhoU produces the protein MRSKFDEQLDRLNKEMMKMGSAIEDSIRKAVDALVRQDAELAKKVMLQDEEIDREQKTIESICFNLLIQQQPVAKDLRTITAALKMVTDMERIGDQAADIGEITIKLANQPYIKKLEHINQMASETMLMLIRSIEAYVEKDMDKARKVIAYDDVVDDLFEKVRDDLIAMIQADSANGEQAADLLMVAKYFERIGDHATNIAEWVIFALDTKGGFDENASEHL, from the coding sequence ATGAGAAGTAAATTTGACGAACAGCTTGACAGACTTAATAAAGAAATGATGAAGATGGGCTCTGCAATTGAGGATTCTATACGAAAGGCAGTTGATGCACTTGTAAGACAGGACGCAGAGCTTGCTAAAAAAGTTATGCTTCAGGACGAGGAGATAGACAGGGAGCAGAAGACTATTGAGAGCATCTGCTTTAATCTTCTTATCCAGCAGCAGCCGGTTGCTAAGGATTTAAGAACAATTACAGCAGCTTTAAAGATGGTTACTGATATGGAAAGAATTGGTGACCAGGCAGCAGATATCGGCGAGATAACTATTAAACTTGCCAACCAGCCATACATAAAGAAGTTAGAGCATATCAACCAGATGGCTTCTGAGACAATGCTTATGTTAATCAGAAGTATTGAAGCTTATGTTGAAAAGGACATGGACAAGGCAAGAAAAGTTATAGCATATGATGATGTGGTAGATGACCTATTTGAAAAGGTAAGAGATGACCTTATTGCAATGATACAGGCAGATTCAGCCAATGGTGAGCAGGCTGCAGATCTTCTTATGGTTGCCAAGTATTTTGAGAGAATAGGAGACCATGCAACTAACATTGCAGAATGGGTAATATTTGCTCTTGATACGAAGGGAGGTTTCGATGAAAATGCTTCTGAACATTTGTAA
- the thiS gene encoding sulfur carrier protein ThiS has product MVQINGEQQDVALVAGKTLLAYVTEAGYDPVGIVIEKNMEIIHREDFDKVSIEDGDVIEILHFVGGGQF; this is encoded by the coding sequence ATGGTACAGATTAATGGAGAACAACAGGATGTTGCACTAGTTGCAGGAAAGACACTTCTTGCTTATGTAACAGAAGCTGGGTATGACCCGGTAGGTATTGTAATTGAGAAGAATATGGAAATAATTCATAGGGAAGATTTTGATAAAGTAAGTATTGAAGACGGAGACGTGATTGAAATATTGCACTTTGTCGGTGGCGGTCAGTTCTGA